The Lycium barbarum isolate Lr01 chromosome 4, ASM1917538v2, whole genome shotgun sequence nucleotide sequence CTCAAAAAATGCTTTAACTTGTTCTTAATTTTCATTTTCCACACACTTAACCAAAATGATTTCGGAAAAGACTGGTTACTTGATTCAATTCTATCATTTCTCCTTTCATGAGCCTCCAATAAGGATTTTGCTAGGTGATAGCCTGAACGCATCTCATAACTCCCAGATCATGTAAAGTGCCATAACAATCTATCAATCCCGCCCGACCTAGACaaaggaatagaaagaatagcTTTATGTTACCTTCGCAGAATAAGCCACTAAGCATATCTAATTTCCATGTTGAGCTCTCACTATCAATcaagttaaaaacctttaaatcCCTGACACTATCACCATGAATTGTAACAGGGTAAAAGTTATCATCCTTAGGTAGCCATGGCTTAGACCATACATTAACATGTGCACCATTCCCAATATTCCATCTGACTCCCTTTCGTAAGAGGTCTCTTCCCTATATCAAGCTTCTCCAAATCCATGAAGATGATCCTTTCACCTCTGTATTCATAAAACaagaatttgggaaatatttgattttcaaaacTTTAGCCATTAACTAGTCTGGATTTTTCAACACTCTCCAAGCCGTTTTAGCCAATAGGGCCATGTTGAACACTTTTAAATCTCTAAATCCAAGAACCCCTTTGCTTTTTGCATCACAAAGTCTCTCCCATTTCTCTAAATGTATCTTCCCCCCTCGTCATGCCCCCACCAGAATCTATTAAACAAAGATGTGATCTCTTTACATAATCCATCTAGTATTCTAAAGCATGTCAAGGCATATGTGGGTATAGCTGAAAGGACCGATTTTAATAATACTTCTTTTCCTGCTGGACTTAAGAATCGTTCCTTCCAAACTTTTATTTTTGTCCGAACTCTATCCTTGATAAAACCCAACATCTCGTTCTTTGATCTTCCCACCACTGCGAGTAGCCCCAAATACATACCATTGGTACATATTTTCATATTTCCCAGCATAGCACAAATCTCTTCCCTTTCTTGACATTCTGTATTCTTGCTAAAGAAGACTACAGATTTTTCAGTGTTAATCAGTTGACCCGAACATCTAGCCTAATCCTACAGAATTCTTTGGAGTTCAGATGCACTCTGCTTTGAGGCTTCACAGAAAAAAAAGAATCATCTGCAAACAACAAGTGAAACACTGACGGCCCACTCCTATTCAATTGTAAACCATAGATTACATTCCGCTGCTCAGCCTGCTTTAGTAGCATAGAAAAACCTTCAGCACAAATGACAAAACGTATGGCGAAAGCGGATCTCCCTGCCTCAGCCCTCTTGATGGAACTACATTTCCCCTTATCTCTCCATTCAAATTAAAGGAGAAAGACGTAAaaggccttacctggtgcccatgacagaggaccaacaatgtccattccccacttaaTGAAGGGCCAAGGTGATATCACCGAGTGTAGCAACTCCCcaggctgatgaatcatcggggcatgccttTGACAACCATCACATTtctggacaaaattcttcgaatcctcctccatccggttccagtaataatcGGCTCTGATAATTTTCCGAACTAAGGCTTCTGCTCCGGAGTGATTACCACAGGtcccctcgtggacttctctcatcacatagttggtttctccgggacccaaacacttggccaaggACCCGAataaagaccgtcgatacaattggccgtctattaagcagaaccgtgctgcttttgtccttagtgactgtgattcttttgggtcaaattgaagagcccaaattggccaatgcgtcggcttcgctgttctgctcccttggTACATGCTGTatggtccactctttaaaccggtgtagtatcacttggattttctcCAGATATCTTTGCATTCGTTCATCCTTAACCTTAAATACGCCATTTACTTGGTTAACGACTAAGAGGGAGTTGCATTTTTCTTCAATCacttcggcccccatacttcaagctaattccaaacctgtaAGCATAGCCTCATACGCGGCTTCGTTGTTAGTTaatttaatagttctaatcgATTGTCTAATGGCATCCTCGGCGGGGGTTTTAAGGATGATGCCTAGCccagaacctttgaggttcgaggccccgtccgtgtgcAAAGATCGAATACTCGAAGCCTTCCCCGAGggtagcagaagttctttctcaaccttgggaatcatagccggggtaaaatctgccacaaaattgGCCAAGATTTGGGACTTACTGGTCGTCTGGGgcttatattcgatatcatatccgctaatttctacggcccatttggtcaGTATACCTAaaaattccggtttatgcatgatgttttttagaggataagtagttactacgcatatcggatggcattgaaagtaaggtttgagctttcttgaagcacttaccaaagccaatgccaacttttccaggtggggataacgggtctccgcatcccctaaagttctactcacataatatatagggaattgcgtacctgattcttctcggaccaaaacaccacttgcCACTACCTCGGATACGGTAAGGTAGAGAAACAATTGCTCATCcaccttcggtgtgtgcagcagaggcgggctggacaagtaccttttcaattatTTCAAGGCTATTTGGaattccggtgtccaaacgaagtcattcttcttccttaataaggagaagaaacagtgacttttatccgaagatCTCGATATGAACCGACTCAGCGCTGCTATCCTTTCGGTGAGcttctgcactcctttgacgttatttaccgcctcaatatcctcgatggctttgatcttgtccgggttaatttcaattccccggttggacaccatgaaacccaagaacttgCCCGACCGGACACTGAAGGCACATTTCtctgggttaagcttcatgttgtatttacggagtacatcgaaggtttcctgcaaatgttttaaatggtccttcgtttccagggacttgactaccatgtcatcaatataaacttccattgttttccctatctgttcttcgaacatcccattaactaggcgttggtaagttgcatcggcattttttaatccgaagggcatgacattgtaacagtaagtcccgtaccgggtaataaaggatgttttctcttgatcctccgggtgcatctggatttggttgtacccggagtaagcatcgataaaacttaacatctcatgcccggtggtcgcatcgatcattctatcgatgtgaggcatcgaaaatgaatccttcgggaatgctttgtttaaatccttataatcaacgcacattctaaatttattaccttttttcggcactaccactacgttagctagctagtccgggtattttacctcccggatagagcctattttcaaaagctttgttacctcatcctttatgAAGGCGTGTTTAGGCTCCGCCATAGGCCTCCTCTTCTACTTCACTGGGGGAAATCTCCCATCAAGGTTGAGCTTATGAGTCGCCACTtctggtggcacacctgtcatatctatatgggaacatgcaaaacaatcggcattagcttgaagaaacttaattaacttgttcctaagCTCCGAggtaaccccgtgcccaggtatacctttgtatccggtagatattcgaacaagatgacttgctccagctcctctactatggacttggttgcatccgagtcatccagCAAGatgaatgatctgggtacactgaaatcatcctcttcataccccgggtcTGACCCCTTCTGCTCCGTTGTTAAAACTGtatactttagttgctatttagaGTCCTTTCCAACAACTGACTCATCTTCTTTTGTATCTGGTTTTTTGGGAAAGAGtggcgcttcctcgaccgcgaacatctcccttgcagcgggctattcacctcggatggttttgtTCCCTCCGGTGTTAGGAATTTCaacagctgatgtaatgtcgatggcaTAGCCCTCGTGCCATGTATCCACGGTCTGCcaagcaaagcattatacttcatattcCCTTCGATGACATACAAAACCATCTACTGAATGGTGCCATCAATGTTGACCGACAAagaaatctcccccttcgtggtttcactcgccatattgaacccactgagcACTCGAGCCaccggtacaatctgatcgagtagccttagttgttcaaccactctccaccggatgatattggccgagctacctgggtcaatcaaaaaacatttaacttgtgacttgaaaatAAGAATTGAAATTACCAACACATCATTATGTGGTCGAATGATACCTTCTCCATCCTCGTTGCTAAACGAGATGGAGTCCTCGAACACgaaatcccggctgcgcttctcacgcacaacgGTAACCTTTGTCCGTTTTATCACCGACCCTCGAGAAGTATCtatacccccgattatcatgttgattatatgctgaggttccactGGTTCAGCCCGTTTGTGggactccctttccttgtagtggcttttagctcgttcactcaggaattctcgaaggtggccatttttcagtaaccgagccacccCCTCCCTCAGTTGGCGACAGTcttcagttctgtgcccatgagTTCTGTGGTACTCACAcatcatgctcgggtcccgttgactCGGATCTGATCTCaatggtctcggccatcttgcttCTGCGATACGATCAATGGCCGAAACGAGATCCGAGGTATTGAtgctgaagttgtactccgatatcctcggtaagtctttgttgctagccgaactcccggcatcacttctaaatgatagacctcgactgttcgaccgGTGCTCagtccgtttatcaccccgaccggagaattGACTGGgaccaacccttgatttttcGGACCCGAAGCTTAgcttttccgaatgagagtatggccgatacctttccctcgatggtcttgaCTCCGGCTCATAATTTTGGATCGATCTCTCAGAGATTTTGCTCATATTTATGGGCCCTGGGGGAAGTTCgagttgatcatcctccacccgaatctttgattcgtatctgttatggacatctgcccaggtcacaacctcgtattccagcaagttttcttTTAGTTTGAACGAGGTTGTCGAGCTacgaggattaagccctttggtaaaatcttgcgcagcccattcctccggaaccggagggagctctatccgttccctttggaaccggttgacaaattcacgtaacaactcatcatccctttgggctatatgGAAAATATTCGCCTttcgggcctgcacctttttagcTCCAGCATGGGCTTTTCTGAACGCAtccgcgagcatttcgaaagaagtgattgaatgctcgggcagatggtcgtaccaagtcaatgctcccttctATAGGGTTTCTCCGAACTTTTTCAACAAaacggactcaatttcatccttttcgacgtcattgccttttatggcacaggtgtatgaagtcacgtgctcctgtgggtccgttgtgccgtcatatttctggatattcggcattttgaatctcttagggatcaatttcggagccgcactcggaggaaaaggcctttgaatgtacctcttcgaatctggTCCTTTTAGAATAGGCAGAGCCCCtgggatctgatccacccgagagttatatgtttccaccctcttctcagttGAGTCTACACGCTTTGCCAATGTTTCGAACATTCTCAGAACTttggtggatgaaccagctccagacccattactctcgaccatccgtgtTTCATCCCTTTTTGGTTCGGCGACGCCTTTCGACCTCTCCGGGGCCTCTTTATCATTTTTACTTTGCAGTTgagctattgcgattccttgttcagCGATGGCggttctctgttcctgcaacatttcaaaaattaaacgtaagttaacctCATCCGGGGTATCCGGTACTTTCTGGCCTTGTGCTCGGGATAAAGTAATTAAATTATGAGTATTTAAGGGATCAGTGGTCGGCTGGGTAGCATTCTCCTAgttcacggtgttttgccggttgaggccttcccTTGAATCAATAGAATTTGGGTCGATGGTGTCTGCTGGTAGGTCCCGTAGCCCACTGTTCTCGTTTTCGGCCataatctcgttgttgttgacatgaccagattgcccactgcttgccatttggtccgtttttacaGAGATCAGCAAAATATTTTGTTGAACCAACGGGTAGGAGAGAAACCAAgattaaaaaaccactattatcctagccccacgatgggtgccaaactgtttaccctgaaTTTAGGTAAAAATttaatttgtaagtgaggtataggatatgtggataactttaatctattttgtgtttatgagaaatatttatggatttgtgTGCTTTAATACGTGTATATACATATCAATGCCTTGAATGAATATGTTGCTATAGATGATTAAGCTAATGGTGTTAGAACAATGACCTAAGACCACAAAAATTCACTGATTTGGACTAAAGGGAGAGAGAGAAATGATCCTTTAATATATATTtactattacaatgttctagatctcaaaaactcaacccttaaaagtagggaaatatcctctatttatagttttgcctcatgggcctttCATACTACACAAAGCCCTTTtgaaataaagaaaccctaaatgGATAAGataggaccgtacggtctgacacccgtacggttgtcagtaTAAAACGGTAGAACGGTTTTAACACGTGGTTGTTCTGCAGCTGGTAaatcggactaacggccacgttcAATCGGGACACAGAGAAACCGGGCTAACGGCCACGAGAACTTGACTTGGCGAAACCGGGCTAATGGCAACGCAGATTTTGGTCTGGAGACACCGGATCAACAGATTTACTTCTCTTTTCTTCATCAGCCACATCTGGTGCAATCCCCGCTCCGAAGAAAAGACTGATCACACTTGTGCTCATTTGATCTTACCCCCGGCCCTGGTGTCACCAGTCTTGCGCATATccagtttttaccgtatacattgtcttaaccacattgcttgtacctctcctaATAATAATAAAGTTGTCCGTTATCTTTCCATAAGAAAACCCAAAAAGCATCAGATTAGCAAAAACAGTGGAGTAGTCTAATTAGTTCTCATTTTTTTGCTTTTTCCTAACTTATTTTCGTTTAAGTAAATCATCTAATTAATCACTTGTGTCTTTTGGTTATCTgcctttattattttctttaaaacaCAATAAATTCTATTAATACTTATTATACCTTGAGTCTCTTCAATTACCTACCCTTATTGTATTATTTAAACCGCAATAAATTCTAAAAATACTTTTAATATTGGCAAAAGGCGTGCTTTTGAGTCCAGTGAGCTTATTTCTTCCTCCCAATTGCACACGGCAGCCTCCAAATATGTTTCTCTCTCtcaattatataaatatatatatatatatatttatataattgaGATATGAAGTGGACGAAAGAAAAGTTTTCAAAAGTTACTCTTTGGTGAAGATATGTCTGGTGGAGAAAAAGGTGTATCATCAGCTTTAGTGTCGTCTAATGCAATGCAATCATAAATCTAGTAGCCTCGCAGGTAATCTCGCTCTGTGTCTCTGTGACAGATTAGGTCGCGTATTCATGAGTACAATTAAAAATTCTTAATTCAACTACTCGTGAATTTCATTTTGATATATTAGGTCGTGTACTCATGACTTAGGATTTGTTTTTTTGGGTCAATGactggtatgctattttgagaaAGATTATACAGAGTATGAAGGTTTCttgtatataattaattaattattatatctttctttttttagAATGTAGGTCCTTTTTGAGAACCGAAGAAATTAGAGCTAGTGTCACCAAAGAGGGAATAGCTAAATTGTGAAAAGAAATTGATTGTCTTAGAAAGTTGATCAATCATATATCACATTGTCGAATTATTTCCTTGTGATTAAGTAAAGAAACTCTTAGCATCCATATTGTATACGATAAAAACCAGGGTCTGCAATCCCGACCCAACAATCGAAGGCCGAACTAAGAACAAGGGGTAGTGGACCAATTGAGCTCGTCTAATCGGATAGGAACGTTTCGGACTCAGCGGTTCCCGAAGAGTTGCGTTTCTTGAGCGAGAAATCTAGTCCGTTAAAGATTCTGCTCCGCATGGCGCGTCATGTAGCTGTCAAGCCAGAGATTTCGGGGATCACTAGCCATAATTGACTTAGTTATCTTCTCAAATACAAACACTTGTGCTATAAAtagattgggggggggggggggggcgaaggGATAAATCCTCATAGGATCATCTGATTTTACTATCTTCTACACAATTGTATTGAAACCTTAATTACCAAAATTTTGTAAACATCCAAGTTGGTAAAATTCCCACAGTTTAGTTCGAGGAGTTCAGTCCTCAATCCGGGCCATTCGTTACAATCATCACTGAGGCTATTTCTTATCTTTCTATTCGCAATCTTTATTTCGCTATCGTTACTCTTTTGTTCCATAAACAAATCAAATCgcgtatcctttaaaccacatacaaattcaattgttacctctTTAGGGGGTAAACAATTTggtgcccaccgtggggctaaggataatagcGGTGATTTGTTTACatctcggctttcacttgctctTTTGCCTTTTTTCTTGATTTCAGGTTAGCCTCGACATGTCGAACGCAAACAATGCCAATAACAACAACCACGACAAAAACTCCACAATGGGATACCATTGAACATCATGCCGCCGGGTGATCCAATCGACAATCCTCCTGCTGATGTGAGTGTTGCCAACTCAAATGTAGCAGTTAACGACAGCGGAGATGCGCCCGCCGATAGGGGAACTGCTCGTAGGGAAAACGGAGAGGCGAGAGAGGAGATTAACTTATATGTGATTTATGATTTATTGCAGGAACAATAGGTAACCATGATGCAACATCAAGCGGCTATATCCCAACTCCAAAAGAAAAACAACAAGGTCAGGGTAGCGGAATTGAACCGAATACCCATACCAGCCTATAGGGAAATTGAGGTAAGTAGTGATCGAGAACGGTCAGTGCCCAATGAATCATCAGAAGTTATAAAGATGTTGGAGGCATTGTCTAAACGGATCGACTTCAACGAAAAGAAGGTGAAAAACTATAATTCCCGAGTGGATCAGATTTCAGGGGCACCACCAATTCTGACCGGACCGGAAACTAAATGTATTGTTCGAAGGCCTTTCCCACCGAGTGCAGCTCTAAAATTGATTCCAAAAAGGTTTAAGATTCCGGATATcacaaaatatgacgggacaacgGATCCGCAAGAACATATAACCGCCTACACCTGTGCCATAATGGGTAATGATTTGGAAGATGATGAAATTGAGTCAACATTGACTAAGGGAGCCATGCAATAGTATTGTACGCTGCCCCATCACTCTATCCCATCCTTCGAGCTGCTTGCAGATGCCTTCGTGAAGCTCACGCCATGGCCAGGAAGGTGTAGGCGAGAAAGGCCGACATATTCAAGATCTTCCTAAAGGACGATGAACGGCTCAAAGGGTTCGTGACAAGATTCCAGAAGGAAAGGATGTTGCTGCCCCCAGTTCCCGATGAGTGGGTAGCTCAGGGTTTCATGAAGGGACTTAACCCCGGAAGTTCCAACGCTTGCCTCAAGCTGAAAGAAAATCTATTGGAGTTCGGAGCTATTActtgggcggatgtccataacaggtATGAGTCCAAGATACGGGTGGAGGACGATCAGCTCAGGCTCGCACCGGGTCCGATTAATTGGATAAAACATTTGGACAGGCCGAAGAGGGTAATATAAGCAAAATTTCAACCGCCAGGGGATAGATATCATCCATACCCTCAGCCCGAGAGGTTCACTTTCAGGTCGGATAAGGAAGAATTGGTCCTAACCCTAATACAGTAAAAAGTGACAGGCGAAGCGATCGCAGCTCGGGGAACAGGAGTTTTCAGTTCAAAAACAACATGGTAGGGATGTTTGACACCGGTGAAATCCTGAGGTTGTCCGAATACAACTTCAATGTTGACTCAAGAGCCATCGTAGTGGCAATCGGTCACATCAAAGAAACGAGATGGCCAAGGCCGCTGCGAACCGACCCTTCACAATGAGATCCAAATCTTATATGCGAGTATAATGGTACTCATGGAAAACGGACCGACGACTGTAAAGGGTTGAGTGATAAAGTTGCACGGTTGGTGAAAAATAGTCACCTCCAGGAGTTTCTGAGTGAACGAACAAAGAGTCATTTCAAGAACAGGGAAACGAGCAAGACCAGAGAAGCCCCAACATGTGATCAACATGATCATTGGTGGGGTAGACATACCCCGAGGCCCGATAATGAAGAAGACAAAGTTCTCAATCACCCGAGAAAAGTAGACCAGAGAATGCGTACTGGATGGATTTATCTCCTTCAGTGATGAAGAAtcggagggcatcattcaaccacacaacaatgctttggtaatttctatccttataaataaaactcatgtgaaacgtattttgattgatccaggtagctcagCCAACGTTACCCGATGGAAGGTAGTGGAGCAGCTGGGACTGTTGGATCAGATTGTACCAGTAGCTCGGGTCCTAAACGGGTTTAATATGGCATGTGAAACTACAAAGGGCGAGATCACACTGCCAGTAAACACGACCGGTGTAGTTCTGCACATAAAGTTCTATGTTATTAAGGGGGAGATGAGATACGACGCCTTGCTCGGAAGATCGTGGTTGCACATCATGAGGGTGGTACCCTCAACCTTGCACCAAATGCTGAAATTTCCAACCTCGGAGGGAGTAAAAATCATTCATGGAGAGAAACCTGCGGCAAAAGAAATGTTCGCTATTGAAGAAGCTGTTCAAACACTGAGGAAAGACATGCACGAGGGTGCGGAGGATGCAAATGAAATAAGAGCGAAATAGCAGGACGCGGACCCGGCTAGATTCGAGGGAGAAGGAAAGATAGACATGGAAGAGGATGACTTCGGGGTTCTTAGGTTGTTTGTACTACGCGATGACTTGGACGCAACAAAATCAATGGTGGAAGAGCTTGAACAAGTCATTCTGTTCGTCCATCTACCGggcagaaaggtatacctgggcatggggttaacctcggagcttaggagtaaattaatcaaattttcttcaagctaatgccgattgtttggCATGGTCCCActtagatatgacaggtattcTGCCCGAGGTCACCACTCATCGGCTGAGCCTTGATTGAAAGTTCACCCCGATGAAGCAAAAGTGGAGACCAATGGCCGAGATCAAATAAAAATTCGTCAAGGAAGAGGTAACTAAGTTATTAAAAATAGGATCCATCCGGGAGGTTAAATACCCAGATTGGTTAGACAATGTAGTAGTTGTACCCAAAAAGggtaacaaatttagaatgtgtgaGGACTACAAAgatttgaacaaagcatgcccgaaggattccttTCCTTTGCCTAACATTGATCgcatgatcgatgcgacggctggTCATGCAATATTAAGCTTTCTTGACGCTTATTCTGGGTACAGCCAAATCTGGATGAACCCAGAAGATCAGGAAAAGACTTCTTTCATAGCTAAGTATAGAACTTATGCTATAACGTGATGCCATTCGGGTTAAGCCGGTGCCACATATCAACACCTAGTTAACAAGATGTTCGAAAAATAAGTAggtaaaacaatggaagtttatattgatgatatgctagtcaagtccctagaaacagaggaccatttgaagcatttgcaggaaaccttcgatataCTATGCAAAtataacatgaagctgaacccggagAAATGCGCCTTTGAAGTAGGTTCGGGTAAGttcctgggtttcatggtgtcgaacTGAGGGATCGAAATTAACTCGGATAAGATCAAGGCCATTGATGACATACGGGTAGTCGAGAATGTGAAAGGAGTACACAGATTGACCGGAAGGATTGCGGCTTTGAGTAGATTCATCTCTTGGTCTTCGGATAAAATTCATAGTTTCTTCTCGTtgcttaaaaagaaaaatgacttcGTATGGACACTAGAGTGTCAGCTGGCCCTAGAAGAATTGAAAAGGTATTTATTGAGCCCGCCTCTACTGCACACCCTGAAGGCAGACGAGCAGCTGTACTTGTATTTGGCAGTGTCCGAAATTGCGGCAAGGGGAGTGCTAGTCCGAGAGAAAGAAGGTATGCAATTTctaatttattatattagtagaactttgggggatgcggagaaaCATTATCCCCACCTAGAGAAATTGGCCCTAGCTTTATTGAGTGTATCTAGAAAGTTAAAGCCTTATTTTCAATGTCACCCTATATGCGTAGTAACAACATATCCATTAAAAAATGTTATGCACAAACCGGAGTTATCCGGTAGGTTAGCAAAATGGGCAATCGAAATCAGCAGGCATGACATCGAATACAAATCCAGAACGGCTATAAAGTCTAAGATTTTTGCAGACTTCGTAGTGGATTTTACCCCCGCAATGATGCCTGAGGTAGAGAAAGAACTTATTTTAACCTGGGGTAAAACCTCGAGGATCTGGACCCTTTACACGGATGGAGATTCCAACGTGAAAGGGTCCGGGCTTGGGATTGTACTTAAAGCCTCTACGGGGGGATATCATCCGGCAGTCCATAAAAACTttgaaattgactaacaatgaagtcgaGTATGAGGATATGATCGCAGGGTTGGAACTGGCCAGGAGCTTGGGAGCAGAGACCATCAAAGCAAAATGTGACTCACTCTTGGTCGTGAATCAAGTAAATGGGGTTTTTGATGTAAAAGATGATAGGATGCAAAAAAACTTGGAGAAGATACATGTGGTTTTACACCGATTCAAAGAATGGACTATGCAGCATGTGCCGAGGGAACAAAACATCAAGGAAGATGCATTGACTAACTTGGGATCTTCAGTAGGAATGGAAGAATTCAACTCGGGTACGGTGTTCCAATTGATGAACTCTATCATTGAAAGCAGCCACGCCAAAGTCAACACGGCAAGTGTAACTTGGAACTGGCGGAATAAATACATAGATTACCTGACGGAAAGAAAATTACCAGATGGATCCTAAGGAGTCACGATCTCTTAGGACCAAGGCGGCAAGATATAGCTTAATCGAAGAAAATTATACCGACGTTCATTCTACGGTCCTTTATCCAGGTGTCTGGGACCCGGAGAGACGGACACGCGGtccacgaaggaacctgtggtAATCACTCCAGAGCTTAGTTATTAGTTCGGAAGCTGATTCGAGCTGGATACTACTAGGATCATATGGAAGAAGACACAAAAAGTTTTGTTAGGAAATGTGACCGATGTCAAAGGCACACCCCAATGATCCATCAACCGGGGAATTGCTTCATCCGGTATTGTCCCCATgaccattcatgaaatggggaatggacattgtcagCCTTTTTCCTTGGGCACCAAGTAAGactcattttattttgtttatgactgactatttttctaaatgggttaAAGGACAGGCTTTCGAAAAGGTACGGAAAAAAGAGGTTATCAATTTCTtatgggatcacatcatatgTCGGTTCGGCGTTCCAACTGAGATCACATGTGACAATGGCCGACAATTCATAGGCAGCAAAGTCAA carries:
- the LOC132637624 gene encoding uncharacterized protein LOC132637624, which encodes MVGMFDTGEILRLSEYNFNVDSRAIVVAIGSSANVTRWKVVEQLGLLDQIVPVARVLNGFNMACETTKGEITLPVNTTGVVLHIKFYVIKGEMRYDALLGRSWLHIMRVVPSTLHQMLKFPTSEGVKIIHGEKPAAKEMFAIEEAVQTLRKDMHEGAEDANEIRAK